The following nucleotide sequence is from Toxoplasma gondii ME49 chromosome IV, whole genome shotgun sequence.
ACAGTGAGACACACTTTGCGCACAGTCAAGAGCGGCACGTCAGAGCGATATAGCGACGAAGGAAGTGGTGTCGAGTATTAAAAGAGAATACACCAgtggacggagaagaacaggacgACCAAGGAAAAACATAGCCAAGAAAGGAGATGGGGAACAATACAgtgagaaaaacagagaggaagagaataTGCGGTGACACAGCCGAAACGGCGAAGGcaacaacagagaagaagaagtcccAATCAcgtgaagagaaaacacatCTCAGCGCATGTACGTGTATAGGTATACACGCCTCTCTACGGATATGCAAATATTCACACCAAGGGCAGACTACTGTGTGAGAGGACCTCAACGCCCTCACTACCCTGCGCTTCTTCACGGACATCATCCTCAGACAGATCTTCGTCCACCGCCGTAACTCCCTTGGCTTAGCCCGATAGCCCAGCCTTCATCGTCTTCGCCGGAGCAAAATGCGCTATCGTCGCGGTCCCATCTTTCTCGCTGCAAAATGTCtacttccctttcttctctgtctcctctgtcttcgtctacGCCTTCCTCTAACAGTCAAGCACAGAGTTCGactttgtctctgtcgccaaTTTCTGAGGAATCACCACTTGGCATTTTCCCTTCTTCGTTGACTTTTTCCTCTTGGATCTCTTGTAGCATACTGAGGGACTGCCGGTAGGCTCCGCTCAGATCACACTGGAAGTTTTGATCTTCTTTTACGAAGTAGCCGCCTTTTGACTCTTCCTATTCCCTCAGTCTGTTGTTCGTCACGAACAAGAATCCGTGAGAGAGCGCGGTATGTGAACCTCGCTTTGTTTCTCATTCTGTTGCATGTGGCACACTGTCAGGATCACAATCACTGAAAGAGAATCCGTCACTGTACCCTGTCGCTGGAGTTTCGCACTCCGTCTCGTCATTTTCCTTGTCCTCTTAACACCCCTAGGTTGTTTCAGATGTGTGGCCACGTTCAGAAGAGATCTGCGAACTGTCTTATAGTTTTGTGCAGACAACTCATTCCTTGTACCCTCCTTGACATGGAACCCGCTGCGAGGGCCCTCGATAATGACGCACGCAAGCGGCGGATTAGGGACGCCACGATAAGCGAAAACGATGTAGATGAAATGGTGACAAAACTCTGGTGAACGAGAGAAACCCGGGTCACACCAGACGAGACATGCAAACGGTTGAGAGAACGATTGAGGCCAGTATATGAGGACCGAACGTTTTTTGGCCATAAGGCCGCGTAAAACGGGAAAACAATTCGAAGGATCAGAGTGACAAGCAAGAGCTATGGCTTTCTGCACatcagagaaaagaggtgTTAGCGTTCGAACGGTTGATAGTAATCAAAATGTATCCAGCTTAGAAGAGGGACCGTTTTAGGAACAGCGCATCCGTGGAACCACTGAAGGTATGACAACTGAAACAACAGAGTTCCTCAGTTGCGACTACACAGCGACCAATCAGTCagtgaggagaaaaaggcgaacgACAGTAGCTTCGGGCACACGCTCTTGATCGTTGTTCCGGCTGAAGGGACAAAAGGCAAAACATATGTCACCTGCTCAAGTCAAGACCAAGGTGTCATACGCACGCTAAAACTGTCGAAAGCCTGGATTCGCTtgtgaaaaggaaaacactTCGTTCGGGTAGTGACTCCCGCACTTGAGTTAAAAATGAAATATAATAAAGGTCTCTCGACGTAAGGCTTCAGGTGTGGATCCGCCCGAGCTTTACCCCGGCTTCGCTCCGAGCCATCAGGAGTCCAAAAGCAGTGATTGTGGCAGGCGTGGAATCCCTGCTACATAATACAGAGGTTACTACTACTACTGAATATACTCTAACCAGCTTGGACTTTGTTGCGAAAATGACTAAGTGAATGAGTAGAAGATTCCTCGTTTTGTAGTCCCGCAGTACCTCATCGGCAGCAAGAGCCCATCAACACACACGATCGTTTCATCGATCGTGAGAGGATTGTCTTGTTGCAGCTGTACCACGGCCGAAAACCCACGCGAACCCCACTAGAGGAAGGGCAGTCTACCTGTCTAAGCACTGGTCAAATTTGAAGTGCTCTGACTGTGAATTTTTATAAGATACGAATGAGACGAGAAGGACTCAACCGGCGGTCCAGTGGTAAATTCATCTCTACAGAGAGGCCAGGTGCACACAAAACACCGGTCACAAGGTTGTTCATTGCGTAGAGATGCCAACTCAACATGGTTGTGAATTATATACCTTTGATTTGGCAAGGGGCAGTGGTGTCGATTTCTTCTGGTTAGAAGCCGAAAAAGTGACTCTCCGCGACTTCACTGTCATCCACCTGAATTCACGCATGATATATATTTAGCCTATTCTGTGCTGCGGAGAAAGAGATTGTCAGAATCCTGAGTGATTATTCGTCGTTTTACGAAGAATCAGGATTCTGTGACTCCTGGTGCGCCCCCACCCAGCAGTTGAGCAGCGCTAGAAGAACATGGCACGAGAGGAGTGTTCCCTGCGTTATAGGGAGTTGACGTGTCACCGACCAGGCACCACAATACGTCGAGTGGTGTGTGTACACGGCTGTGTGCCTACTTTAGTTGACGAAGAGGTAAGCGGTCGGACAACCTTCACAGTGAACATAATCCACAGAGACGTATGCGTCACTTTTGATGACATCTACGTGTATTACCGCTTCCGTCTGCGCTGTGGTGTGATCTCGTGGAGTCTGTCGCAATAAGACGACAGGGCAGCGAGTGCCGTTGCCAAGTGGCACGGCTTCGTCTGCCTGGAAGCTCGAAATACTTGCTGTTTGGCGGCCTTCTCTTAGGCGTTGCCTTCGCACGCTTGTGCTGCTGACAGTCTCAGGTCAAATCAGTCGAATGGGATGTTTGTCACAAGGTTCTGGACACTAGGGTATTCCAGTACATAAGTGATCGCGGTCATCGCGCATCTTGACAAATCCGTCGTGATAAGCAACGATGGAGTTGTTTCTGTCCTACAACTTCGCTTGCAGGTCGATATGCCCACCCTAAAAACGAGTTTGTCTGAGATTGCTCTGCTCCTACAACCGTTCGGCGTAGCCGTTCTTAGTTACTCTGTGGCCGCAAGCGCGGTCTTTTTCAGTCAAAACATACACGCGCCTCAGTCTTCCGTGTTTTCAACAGACGGTACCTGTGCTTATTTGTCATGGGCCCTTGTGTGGACAGAGACACGGTCAGAATTTCCATTCGCATAACGCGCTCGCTCAGACTGCGCTTCCTGCCTCAATGAAACAGGCTTTCCGCAGCCTTCAAATGCGTAGAAGACTGCTTTCCTTCTGGCTCCTCTTCAGAATAATGCGGCGTTTCGATTTCGCCAGCGAGCCCCTCAGAAGATCAAACAGCGAACACAGCATTGTAGCACGGAAGACGGTTAGTCCAATCACCTCTGGTTCAGCGTAGACTTTCTATTGTTCTGGGCATGCATCTGGCCTGTCAATTGTCTCGCGTGGTTCGTGGATTTTCATCACAGGCTGAGCGGACACCTCTCTACACGGATCGGTGAATGGCGGTGAATCACTTTGCTCTCAAAGATTCATTCTTGACCGGAAGAATGAAAGCGATAGAAGTTCACCATCAGAGCGACTCGACAATGGTAAGGACATGCCTATCCAATTCACGCTGTCACAGGCAACCATTCTCAGTTCGTAAACCCCACCACAGTCGTGTTCCGCAAACCATTCCTAGTCTTATACTCACAAACTACTACCAAGAAACGCACGACaggttttttctttctgtgttgtTCAGCTACTACGTATGTAGGAAGTTCCGGAAAAGTACATCATAAACAACAAACTGTCCAGCAAGCGTTCTTGCACTGCTTGCTACCTGTGACAGTTACACACAGAAGTATGCGGCCACTGGTGGAGCCCCTATCTCGGCTCTTCACTGTCCCTTGATGGATCCAGAGACCTTGATTTCTCCCGTGATCCAAAGCTACGGGGACACTTGCATGAACCCCCAACGCTTACAACCATGTTGCGCTGAAGTTCAAGTCGTTTTCCATGACTGACGGTTTGAAACCCCTGGGAGGAACAGTGGCTTGGGCTACAAGCTAGCTGTGCAAAAGAAGCAATCCCCCTCGAGTGATTGCAGTGAGGGAAGCTGCCACCAAGGCTGGTGCTGGCTTTCGCTCACTCGGCTGTAGTGTCTTTGGCAGAAAACTAACTTTGGGGTGAAATGTGAACTGGCTAAAATTGTGCCTGGTCAAGCTTTACGGCGAGCCCCCTTTCGTCTGTGCAGCGTTATTCCTTTGAGCTGCTGGTTTCTTGCCAGGCTAAAACTGCGGATTCTACCGTCACCAGTCTTACCTTACACAAACCGAGCCCCCACACTTTCTCTCTAGTCAGTTCCTCCTGTCATTTTCTGCTTCGGTAGACGGAGGCGTAGCTCTCTGAGTCCATAAATTATTCTGAACGGGCGTGAGTGCCCCAGGGCAACGATCTTGAGCTCAAGTTCATCAAAACATAGAGCATACCGTCCCTGTGTCTTTCAAAAAACCATGTTGCGGCTTCCGCGATCCGTTCTCCACCAGAGTTGCTTTCACTGCGGTCCTCTTCACTCAAGCGCTTCCTCGGGTTCTTGCTTGCTGGTAaattctgtgtttttttgaCACTGTTTACCAGTGTGAGGAGCACCTGAAACGTGTGCGTGCGTCATGACCTTGTCTGTCACCGCGCATACATGGTCTTGTGGACGGTGACCGTCGTGCGTCTAGAGCTTTGTTGCGCCAGGAGAGCATTTTTAGCGATGTCCTTCAACTTTCACTTTCCTTCTGTTGGCACAACTTCGCCTGTACCACGGAAAGAAGGTTCAGACAGCTCTCGCGGAGCTTCTGCTcgttgtgttttctctcttctgtgagGGTCCCTCCGCATGAATCGACCGGTTTACTAGCCTTCGTCGCGCCAGCTCCACGGACAGCTGGGCAGCATTTTGAAAGCTAGCGATCGATGCGTAGAAAAAAGTCACCGAGGaagcctctctttctttcgcggTATGGTATGTTTGCATGTGTCGCACACTTTTTTTTGAGGAGGACTTCTTCAAAGTGTTCGCTTTTGACCTGCTTCGCAGCTCTACATGGGTGCTTTGTCGTTCCGTTTTCTGTGCTGGTCCTGTACGTCACCGTCCCGACGTTGTCTTGCGGGCCCGCGTCGCCAATACGACGTTCGCTGGTTTCTGGCAGGTGAACCCtagtttcttctctgaacTACAgatctctccactttctttgGATCAGAACGGACACTTCTCCCTTCAAGCTCGCTTCCTTTCCTACTGACTTTCCCGAGGAAAGAGGGCAACTCCGGCGTCAGAGTATTTGACTCACGAGCGGCAGCCAATTCCCCACTGCTGCCACTTCCTTGTCGCGGTGACTTCCACGAACGCCGTATCccacgcatatacatatctgCATAGGCATGTCTATGACCGTGTAGATTTGCAATTGTGTCAGCCTTTTCTGAGCGACTTGCGGTCCCAACAAGACACTTTGTGGGCACTCTCAATATGGGGAATACCTGCAAGAGCTGCTGCGGAGAATCCGCAGACACCAACTTAGAGATCGAGGCGCCGGAAAATGGTTCCAAGACTTCCTCGTCACACGAAGAGCTGCCTAAACACTACGGTCCGGACTTCCTTGAGAGGCTTCAAAAGGGCTTAACCATCGGCCTCATCCTACAGGTGAGTCTCGTATTCATGCACTCAGGTCTGTGTCTCACGCTCGACCTGTTCTGGATTCTACCTTCATAGGGAGATTACCTCGCATATTTAGTCGCAGGAAACCATCGTATGCATATGCCTTGACTGCTACACCTTCGCACACACTATTTTGTCCATGCACGTAGATGCTTGTGACCGAACATTCACTCTCTATAGATGGGCccatgcatgtgcataccATTTCATGGATTTCGGCTTTTTAAGGAgcacagatatatatgtgtgcatgcagaagttCATACTTAGGTAAGTGAAGTGAGGGAGTGGTAGAAAAGGCGCGTCCTCAGCGGGGAGGTTTGGGGTTTAGGGTCTCCATCAGGGGACAAGTGTTCTCGAATTATCCCTTTCTGTCGCCATTGCAACTTTTGCTGTTGAAGGCACAGTTCTTCTCAGAGGCAGCGTCAAAAGCAAGGACAAGAGATGGTTTTTCACATGTATTCATGGAGCAAGAAAGAGTATCGAGGCCTGCCATTGAACTTTCGGACGGGGCCTTTGCAGTGTCATTTCGTGGTAGAGAGCAGCCCAAGTGCACGTGGCAGCACGCAGAGTCAAGGTTTGCTTTTTTacgcttttcttttcccccACATCGTCTGGAAACGGCGTGACCATGTTGATCAAGCTCTGATTCTTCTCCGCGTTGGGGAACTCTGTCACTTTACGCCAAAGCTAGGTCAGTGTCTTTTTCCCACTGTCGTTTCACTTCGCTTGGCATTCTTGCTTCCATTGTCCCTTGCGCCTGCGCAAATCTCAACttgtttttgttttcttggCACTCCACATCATCTGCCCTAGCTGCCCGCACTCCACGACGACTTTCTGTCGCGAGGCCGCGTTTCTAAAATTGCCCGGTACACCTTTTTGAGTCCTACTGAGAGCGATAAGGGATGTATGTTTCAGCGTAAAGGATGCTTAGCCGCAGCTTGATCCCGTTTGCGACTCAAACATCTAACGGTCCCTACCGTTTCCATCTCGCGGTTTCGCCTCTCGTATTCCCGCACCTGCACATTATTTATGTTCGCGTCCACCTACTTTTCCTGCTCCTGGCGTATTTACAGGACAAGTCGCGTCTCGACTGCAAGGTGAGGCTGACTCAAGGCAACTCGGCAATCGAGTTATCTTGCGAGCGGAAGTCTCGAGTCGTTAACCTGTCGGGAATTCGAAACATCCTTTACACGGCGGAGCAACTCAAACGAGTAGACTGCTCGGCCGGGATCTCGAAGGACGACTACTGCGTCGCCCTCCATTTGACCTCTTCGGGGAACTGcattcctctttttttctcgaatcCAGAGGACCGGGACTGCTTTGTTCTCGTCTTGCAGGAGCTGCGCAGCGCCTCCCCAGCTGTAGGCGCCTCTGCTTGAGAGGCCTGGTGTCAGGAGTGAGGGCGGCGGCGACTCCAGAGAGCGCCACCGAGCTTGCGAAGTGTTTCGTCGTTTCGCGAACTGCTGCACTTGGGAGTAAAAACATGTGCGGCTTATCCCAGGCACGCTGTCCTcttccagaagaaaaggacaacTGTGGAGCTGTTTTTGAATGCGAAAGGGCAAAAGAGAACACGCGTTGGCCTGCCAACGAGAAACCTACTCctgtgttcttcctcgcaaGGTCGGTTCTAAGTTGTGCCCAGAAAAAGCAACATGAGGGGGAGGTTGCTTAAGCGTTAATACGTATCCGGAATTTGTTAAAATGCATTGGGGAAACACTTGCTCTCAGAAAACTCGATTTGCATCACGTGGTCGAAGAACGAGTTGCCACTCTTCTTTGATGCGTTTAGTGGAGAGGCACCGATCTCCAACAGAAGCCTGTCATTGTCACACACTGTGAATGACACGGCGGGGAAGGCACGTTGTTCTCGCAGGCTGAGAGTAAGACAATAAATCACGAAAGCCACCGTGTCTAGAGGGATACTCAACTCGTACGGGAagacgcgtcttcgtcaTCACAATGAGAGGGGGGGGCACCCATCCCGTGTGACCTCCCCCGATGAGCTGCTAATGTTGTCAGGAACAACTGGGATCATTCGAAGGAGTGGGGCGAGAAAGACGTACGTCTGCTTGCTGTCGCTTTCTAAATCTCTGGAGTTTCGGCAGCGCGGCAGTGCGCGCGGAAGAACCCGTGGAGCCGAAAGTTTTTTCCGTGTTTGTCTCGGCAGCTCGAGATACCTACGTCGGCCTCTCCTCAACAGGCCTTTTCTCCTGGATGGCACCCCGCCCGTTTGAGCCAAGCAGCCTTCTGAGTCGGCGCGAGATCCGCCACGCTGCAGATGCCGCAGTTCGTTTCCCTTCATTTGCTAGCAGTGGCGCTCACTCTGTTGAATGGACACTTTTGATTGCTTTATGTACCCCAGCTCTTTATTGCCATGCTCAGTGTTGTAGCGCACACAGATGTTTGCCTAGAGCAACTCCTCCAGtcggcttctctttcctACCCGAGAAGCGACGAGGCGATGAagggaagtcgagaagaaaaaccggCAACAACGGTGGGCGTGTGCACTTGCTTAGGGGCACAACGTCGCAGGTGTGCATCGACGGCCTTATAAATGCATATTTAATTGGTTCAGCTGTGAGGACTGGGTTCAGTCGAGCACACGCGGCAAAGTGTAAAACGTGTCTGAATCTACGTGGCAAGGAGGTATCGTTGGGGTGGGGAGACTGTGCTGAGTGGCCCTCGGGTTGCTCTTGGGTGCAGCAAAAGACATACGGATCCTtatttgtgcatgcatcacCTTTGTCGTATGTCGTTGGAGCGCAACgatgtttctgtgtttgtcGCTGGAATAGccaaagagacgaaaagaagaaaagggtcAAAAGTATGGCGGAAGTCTGTGGAGAACGGCGGAACGTCGCACACTCCCGTGCCGCCATCGTTCATTTCCTCTGGCGCTCAGTGGCGGAGTTTCCCGAGGCTATGGCCTCTGCATTGAGAACTGG
It contains:
- the ISP2 gene encoding IMC sub-compartment protein ISP2 (encoded by transcript TGME49_237820~Product name based on PMID:20844581.), translated to MGNTCKSCCGESADTNLEIEAPENGSKTSSSHEELPKHYGPDFLERLQKGLTIGLILQDKSRLDCKVRLTQGNSAIELSCERKSRVVNLSGIRNILYTAEQLKRVDCSAGISKDDYCVALHLTSSGNCIPLFFSNPEDRDCFVLVLQELRSASPAVGASA